ATTGGCTAGTGCAACAATCTTACATGGTACCAGACCAtaaggtcctgagttcaaatcctagccaACGCGGTATTTGAAATAAATATTTGTGGCCTCCCTAAAAAAAAGAAATCGAAGGATACACGTCCAAGATCCGTGCGAGACCAAAAAAAAAAGGCCCACGGGCTTATACGTGAGGGAAGGTGTTGAATATAATTGTCTAGCCCTCCTCCATTAGATCCGTCTTTTAATTGAACTGGCTAGTGCATGCAATTCCATATGAAAGGCTTGGAGTGACTTGTCTCTGTGATACGTCTAAGACCACGTATGGAACACGAGAACTCAAAATATAGTAATGGGAAACATACATGAAATGAGACGTCATGTATCCTGAATCCTGCATGAATCAAAAGATCAACGGGAAACTTCAAAAACATCTTTTTGATGTCACGCAGGAAAAACACGGGAATTTCAGAGAAAGAAGTTGAAATCACGAGGTGAGAACACATGTTAGTTTTCCTATAAAATTCAAATGATATTAGACGGAAGAATTCCTATGAAATAGCCCATCCAATAGAAATTCCAAACGGCACTATGAGATTTTTTACTATAGGAATTCAATCCTCCAAAATTCCTATGGTTTTCATTTGTTCCAAACAATTTTTTTATTGTGTCTCTAAAAGACTGCCTAGTTTACTGATTTCGAAAACTACAAAAGAAATAGGAAATGTTTTGGTTGACATTGTCTCTTTTACATTCATGATTGCTATACCGCAGACAACATAGTATACCCAAAAAGTTCCAACCCAGTGACCAAGTTTGCAAGCTATGGTGTGCTGTGTGCATGTGGACCGCATTTGATATAAGCAAACTAGATTCTAGTGTTTCTCTAATCCCACTAGTGCTAATCCCCTGAAATAAATCCAATGGTATTTTTGGCCAATAGAAAAGACTAAACCGTCCCTGCTCCTTACTATAACTTGCCTTGTATCAGTGTTTCTATTGTGCAGATTCTGCTGCGGGTTCTCGAAAGAAAAAAAGTGTTTCTATTGCTTTCTGTGTGGAAAAGGTTGATTGATTAAGTAGAAAAGTAAGTGATGAGGATTAAGGTCAGTTCTGTCTTTCGTGTTAGAAACTAGCAAGTGGTGCAAGCCTGCCACGAGGATATAATAAATAAGCATCAGCGGCCGCAGCCTGCTTACAAACCTGAAACCTCCCTGGTGGCAGCTGGTGCAAGATTAGCTCAGCTCCCGGTATCCATAGAGCAGTGATCGATGAAGCTGTTCGCGTTCGTGAGGCGCGCGCGCCGGACATCAACGGCAGCGATGACACCGGAGCCGGTTCCCGTGGTGgctgaggaggcggcggcgcccaCGTCCGCCGCGGAGAAGCGACGGCGGAGGCTGTCGTCGGGATCGGCGTCGTGGAAGCCGACGCTGGTCGCCATCTCAGAGGACGCAGCGCTGGCCGCCGCAAAGGCCGAGGCGAAGGGGAAGCCGGCGGCGGCCAAGGCCAAGGCGAGGCCGTCGCCTCGCGCGTCCCGGACGTCTGACTACGACGACTTCCGGTGAGTTCTTCAGTTCTCTGCCGCGTGCTACGTGTTCATGGTGTCGTGTTCGTGCGCGTGCCGGCTGCCGGGGTAGGCAACGGAGGTTGGATCCCGTCGGGTGGGGAGGGGGCGCAATCGCAACACGTGTACGTTGACCTTCC
This region of Lolium perenne isolate Kyuss_39 chromosome 2, Kyuss_2.0, whole genome shotgun sequence genomic DNA includes:
- the LOC127333196 gene encoding uncharacterized protein, producing MKLFAFVRRARRTSTAAMTPEPVPVVAEEAAAPTSAAEKRRRRLSSGSASWKPTLVAISEDAALAAAKAEAKGKPAAAKAKARPSPRASRTSDYDDFRRFGPPSALPAFSPTAFLF